GAATGAGATTGAGGTAGCGCTTGATGGCGGAGGAGAGGTGTATATGTATTTGGTTGGGAGTTGAAATGGTAAAGTTGGGAGAGAGAAGAGTGGCTTGTGGTTGTGGCCATGAAAAAGTTCGTGGCTTTGGCCATACTTGGATTGTAGATTCAACTGTTGAGATTGGGACGGACAACACTGCTATTCCTGCGGAGATTATGAGAATAGAATTGAAGAAAGGAAGAGGCATGTTTCCTCTGTTCACAATTGGTGAGGTGGGGAGACTTTTTGAGCACTTTGAAAACAGTGATTGACATGGTTTTCTTTGTGACACGTTGCTTTAGACTAAAGTCTAAAGTTTgagaaattctttttttttttttttagaataaaaaaagggaTTCGCCTGTGACAGTCATTGTTCCATGCCTCACGGTACAGTTGAGTAAGTTCATAGGACACCAGCTCGAATTGGAGCTTGGAAACTCCAAACCCACACTTACAGTCCTCGTGAGAACTCGAACCTAGGATGTGGTGAAAGACTCAACAATCATCTACCAGTTGTACCACACTTGTTGGTGGTAAATTTGAGAAATTCTAATAGTATGTAAAAAAGTCACAATTTTTActacaattattttatgtgaCAGATTGTAATTAATTATCTGTCAGTTTTATGttgatttacaaatttttttttcatcactcacaAATTTTCACGTGAATAGTTGTGACAAAAGTCGTGATTTATGCTATGTTCatagaatttttgtttgaagtctttgttaattacatgtgTTGCTTTAATTGTTGGTCATgagttttgtttggttgttatTTGGGACTTTGCTTTTGTGCTACTGGTGATGGACTTTGTCTTAGCTGGAGcctaataaaagaaataatattgaACGAGTATAATTTAAGATCTACTTTGTTTAGTCAAGTCAATTTACCTCTTGACAGTTAATCTTTATTATTAGTGGAAAACTTAGCCTTCCAGTTTGTATTTAATATAGGATGAAGAAGATAAGACCAGTTGTATTGTGAATTTTGGATATATTAATATTGGACCCTTTTTGGGTCAAGGGATTGAAAAGAAATGGACAAAATGGTCCTTTCAGTTGATTATAAATTGTTCTGGTTTGTAGAGTTGCTATTTTCATGCATCAATTTTTTCTGATAAATTACACTTTTAGTCCCTCAAATATTGTTTATGTTCGATTTTGGTCcattattttcaaatatttaaaatgtaataatttgGTCACCccaatctatttttatatttaagtgACCGTAACTTGAAGTTTTTGTTGGccatttttatatttgaatccatcactttcatatatattttttttaaattttcgtATGGACTAAATccgttaatttttttaatgggatttttgaagGAACATGGTATGAAAGCAAAGAGTATGACCTATTTGAGTTAACCTATGGGCCCAAGAGGTGGATATGTCAAGTGGGCTTGAAAATCTTGCAAGAGCCATGAGTCCATGAACAAGCAACAAACACAAAAGGgaatatttgaataatttgttgtatttaccaaaaaaaggtATAATTTTCTCTATGTCCCTAAAATTTCAGCCTAATCATCTCAAGCTATGAAAAGCTATTTAACCACATTTAAttctaaataacaaaaaatctcaaatttaacAAGTTTTTAAGCGATCATCTCTCCTAAAAAGGCTTGGAAAAGCTTATATTAACTAATCAGATTATCTAAATTCGATAGCAAATTAGACTAATGTATTATTCAAAATAAGCCTATTGCTCAAGGTTGCCATTCAAGAATCTAGCAaccaaaatttcaattattatcTAAAGATAAAATTAGGCATACCTCTAATCTACTACAAAACCATGTCCCTAGAAAGCTTTGTTCAGACTTCATTTACCTCACCAAacacatttatatttttttaattatgccAAAGCTTGTGATTATTAGattcagaaaattttaaaagaggTTCTATGTGTGTGGACTAAAGCAAAGTATTAAAAGGCCCAAATACAAATCTTTAGATTTAGGAACTTAAATCGAAATCAAAGGGCCCAAATCTTGctatttagtttgaattttggAAGATAAATTTTgggaagcatttttttttttttttttttttgagctggCTTTGGAATTAATTGACATTTATAAACTCATCCActtaaattctttttgtttctttttatttcctcttggaagaaaaaaagaaaaagaaaaacaaagaaagtcaCTTGACAAATGTTGCATTGTCATATTCTTTCACATATAATCAGGGACGGATCTACGTTGGGGCagaggggggccattgcccccccccccccccccacattaaaaaaaaaaaatagtataaaaaaattaagatttacccttatatatatatatatatttgtctctcctcctctaaaatatttagatattgacctacaagaaaataaataaataaataaaattcatgcccatttaactacaaaaacaaaataaaaaaataaatatggactaaacaaaaatcgcgcacaaaataagaaacactCATTCTTtatgttatactttgttgatgtgttttataatatgaaatgtttaagaaatacttattttgcatgtagtatttttttgaatatgaaatagatgctagtttttattttcataattttttttttagttttaagctTTGCCCCCCTCAGGTATgaatcctggttccgtccctgTCACATATTTATTCTTGGTTCCGAGTTAAATAAGCGATTTGCAAAACAAGTTCCTACAGCAAGGGAATGTTCTTTCCACGCAACAAATGTATTACTAGCAAACCTATATCTCATAAACAATCTCTATTTATAAAGGCAAATAAATAATGATGATTTAATAAGCCCTTTCCAATAATATAAACTTTAAACACAATAAAAACACTACCATAGAACATGACAAAAAGATCTGCTTTGCTAAACAGAGGAAAAGCTCTTCtcatctaaaaaaatgaaaagctaAATACAGCATATAGATtaagcttattgttgctgaaactgaaaactgaaaactgaaaactgaaaacactgtagcaaaataatttttaaatgtgtgaatagtaccgtgggacccatttttaatattttttaatatgtgaacAGTGTATGTACAGTGTATGAACAGTACATACACTGTTCATAACAGTATATTTTGTCCCCCAAAGTCAACatatgtgagaaaaaaaaaaaaaaagcaacagcAAAACGTGGACGCAGGAAAACGGGGAATCCAAACGCCCTCTATAGATTAGAATACACTCTCAGTACTGGAAGTATTACACAATATGGAATATTGCATCAtgaaaaatctaaaagaaaGGAGATCTAAAGGGAATCCCCTTTCTACTTCTTTTGCGATTTGATTGATTAGGTTCATGTTCATGTTCATGTTCATCTctcctatttttttttgtcaaaaatggtACCTCAGAGGAAGGATCTACTTTAGTTCTCACTATATCTTTCACCTGTAAGAATCAAATTATTGTACtagtgagaaaaatattttgaaaaatcaaattaaaacattaataaatagaatatatattgaagaaaaaaaatatacatccTACTTTGCATGCGATTGAACCGAACTTAAATGAATCTCTTTCCTCAGTTGTAAATATTTCTAAATGATCTATTAGTTTATATCCACAAACTTGACACTTGTAAGTAGCATTAACTCAACAttcattcaatttattttttgagtgaataaaaactatttttttgaaattaaaagtgAAATGGTGTTGTGGGGGCCGTTCGATCAATAGGCCCATTAAGTTCAGGATTGTTGGGCCTGTGAaccatccgaggatgcatatccgtccgaggaggccaAGTCAGATCATGAGGTAATTACTAAAGGGAGGGGTAGTCAATACCACGATGGTAGAGTTCTATATCCGTCCAAGGACGCCATACTCCTTGGCAGTATGCGTCCGAGGACGACCAGGACGCGACCTTGTTGCAACCAGACCTCAGAACTAAGTCACCACCAAGGATAGAATAACCGACCAAGGATGAAAGAGataaggtaaacaaatatctgtAACTACAGCTGCCCCCGCATTAAtgacctctcaaccaactctctggccgcattaatgtgaaggtgatacctgaacagtaaggaaGCAACCTTACAGCTGCCTATAAgaagttccaggaggtgctagatgggacagaaagaaatcctccGAACCCGACCTGCACGTGTACGGTAAGGATGGAACACAAAGGGGagtatataaactgaaagaagaacatgcagAAGGAGGAGgggaacagaaaaagaaaaagagagaaaagcacagacaaaagaagaagaacgaaaagagagaaaaagaactgTATTGATCGCCAAAAGAGAACGATCGTTGTACCAACTTTAGACCTTCAATATACGTGAGAGTGAATCTTTTTAATATACCACAGTTGACCTAGTTCtttacacccacgctctacaaatcatattgtttgggcctttttacgtacgaacccaacactgttacgggtcgttatgaatcgtgtccttacaattggcgccgtctgtggggagagctTGTGTTAGCTTAAAGGACTTCCGGTGCAACGTTTCCGATGGAAGAAGTGGGTCTACCTCAACCCGCGACGGGACCGCATCAGGATGATGTCAACCTGCATCAGGCGGAGTCAAGGGGCTCTCAGCATGGTGGTTCTCGAAGGAGTCCCGAACGGAGAGAAGGCCGGGAGGGGAGTGTACGTACAACTCATACCACCAGGAGCCACTCACGGGGGAAGAGTCACGTCTCCCACGCGAAGCATGATGGGAATCTGTAACGTGAGATTGCAGACTTGAAGAGAGAGTTGCGCCATGCACGGCGGGAACGTTCCCCACCTTGCTCCGAACCATCATCTGGGGAGTCGAATAGAACTAGTTACAGGCGGAGGTCGAGAACTCCGCAAAGCGAGACTTTctcctatgaagaggagcatCGCCATCGTCGTAGGCGTAGAAGTCCAACTAGCAGGGGCTTGGGaaacgatgccatgaacaaagccCTGAGTCAAATTTCCAAGTCGCCCTTTACGAGAAACATAGACGATGCTACCCATCCTCGGCGGTTCCATCAGCCTACGTTCTCTCTGTATGATGGCCATTCAGATCCGGTGGAACATGTAAGCTATTACAGCCAGAAGATGGCTATTCACTCCAGGGATGATGCTTTGATGTGCAAGATTTTTCCATTGAGTTTGGGTCCAacggcgatgaggtggttcaatggctTAAGGGCCAATTCTGTTGGATCTTTCAAAACACTAACTCGGGCTTTTGGTGCTCGCTTTATTACATGCAGCCGGACTCCTCGGCCTTTGGAATCCTTGTTGACTTTGTCTATGCGAGAGGGCGAGACTCTCAAAAGTTACTCGGAtaggtactgggaaatgtttaacGAAATAGAGGGAAAGAATGATCCCGTGGCTATAACCACTTTCAAAGCTGGTCTCCCAACTGATCACTATTTGAGGAAATCCTTGACCGGTAAACCTGTCACTAGTGTGCGCCAGCTGATGGACAGAATAGATAAGTACAGAAGGGTAGAGGAAGATCAACTTCAGGGGAAAGGAAAGGCCAAGGTGATCCcttaggagaggagggatttcaagtCGGATCGTTATAATAACAGCCGACCAAGGAGGGACTTTGTTGGGCAGTCGGGCTCGGCGGACGCCCAGGTTGTTAATGCAGTATTTCGGGAGCTCGTTCAacaggttttggagaagataaagaacgagtcattcttcaaatggccgaacaagatggcggGAGAGCCTAGAAAACGCAACCTGAGTTTGTATTACCAttatcatcaggatcatgggcaCACGACGGACAACTGCAAGAATTTATGGGACCACTTGGAACAGTTGGTCCGTGAAGGGAAATTaaagcaactcttgcatcacTCCAGCGGAAGGGCGAGCCAAGCAGGTTCTGAGGTGCGTGGGGACGCTTCATCAAGGCTCCCCCTGGGTACGATTAACGTTATCTTTACGGCCCCGGGAAGGACTGGATCTTGCCCTTCCAGAGTGTTGTCGGTGTCCCGATCCCCGGCCGAGGATCATTCTCAAGCATTGAAGAGAGCCAAGAGGCGTGTCCccttgattttgggtttttcagaTGAGGATATGGTTGGGACCATACAGCCCCATAAGGATGCTCTGGTGGTAACGTTGAGGATTAGCGGGTACGATGTCAGAAGAGTGATGGTTGATCAGGGAAGCGCTGTGGATGTGATGTATCCTGACTTGTACAAAGGGCTAGGTTTGAAGCCAGAGGACTTAACGGCCTATAATTCTCCCCTAGTAAGTTTTGAGGGAAAGTTGGTCACTCCCATGGGGCTAATCAGGCTGCCCGTGCAGTCAGGTACGGATGTGGTGGAAGTGGACTTTATTGTCGTGGATGTTTTTTCTCCGTACACGGCTATTGtgggcagaccttggcttcacaCCCTTAAAGCGGTTTCGTCCACTCTACATCAAAAGGTGAAGTACCCATCCGGAGACCAAGTGCTGGAAATAGTAGGGAGTCAGGCGGCTGCTCGACAGTGCCTAGTAGCGGCTATACAACACCAGCCAGAAGCAGAAACCTCGGCTACGGCCGACAATGAGTTATAGTAATTAAAGTCCCCAGTATCAGGCTTAGACGTGCCAGCCAGTGGGGTAGagtgtgaagatttggagaAGGTAGTTGTTGCGGATGATCCAGACAAATTCTTCCAGATTGGGGCCAAATTGCCTTTGCAAGAGAAAGCGAGTTTGCTGGAATTCCTCCGAGCCAATGTGGATGTTTTTGCATGGGACCCGTATGAGGCCCCAGGGGTGGACCCAAATTTCATTTGTCACCGACTCAATGTGAACCCTGCCGTTATGCCCGGGAGACAACCTCCTCGGCGACCATCGAAGGAGCATGCCGAGGCGGTTAGAAGCGAAGTTGCCAAGCTCAAacaggctggggctatcaaggaagttttttaccctcaatggttggccaatacggtggtagtaaaaaagaagacaggTTAATGGCgggtgtgcgtggacttcacggatctTAATAAGGCCTGCCCCAAGGGTCCGTTTCCTATGCCGAAGATcgaccagttggtggatgcgaCCGTGGGTCACCCCAGGATGAGTTTCTCggatgcctttcaagggtatCACCAAATACCGTTGGCCACCAACGATCAGGAAAAGACTGCTTTTGTGACCCCGATTGGGAAttaccattacaaggtgatgcccttcggcttgAAAAATGCTGGATCTACCTACCAACGCATGATGACGAAAATGTTTGAACCACAACTGGGTAGAagtattgaagtttatatcgatgatatggttgtgaaaAGTAAAGTAGTGTCCAAACATGTGGAAGACCTCACGAGTACCTTCGGGATACTGAGAAAACACAAGTTGCGCTTGAATGCTTCGAAGTGCTCCTTTGGTGTAGGTTCCGGAAAattcttggggtacatggtgaCCCATCGAGGAATTGAGGTGAATCCAGACCAGATTAGGGCCATTAATGATTTGCAAGCACCTCGGAATCCAAAAGAGGTGCAGAAACTGACGAGGATGACTGCAGCGTTGAATCGGTTCATCTCCAGGTCAGCTGAGAGGTGTCGTCCTTTTTTCCGCCTATTACATAAGTggcaaggatttgaatggaccgcgGAGTGTGCTGAAGCGTTCCAGCAGTTGAAAGATTACTTGTCCAGGCCGCCtatcatgtctagccctgaggtggatgaggtgttGTATGCTTATTTGGCAGTAGCCCCTCATGCAGTTAGTTTCGTCTTAATACGAGAAGACAATGGCGTCCAAAGGCCGGTTTATTATGTAAGTAAATCCTTCCATGAAGCTGAGGTGAGATATCTGTCATTAGAAAAGGCTATACTGGCAGTAGTTCATGCAACACGCAAACTTCCACACTATTTTCAAGCCCACACTGTGGTTGTCTTAACCCAACTGCCTCTCAAGTCCATACTCAGAAGTGCTGATTACACCGAAAGAATCGCCAAGTGGGGCACGATTCTGGGcgcttttgatatcaaatacatgcctcgcacctctgtAAAAGGTCAAGTCCTTGCCGATCTGGTGGCTGAATTCGCTGAATGCCCAGAGGAAGTTAATAGGAATCGAGAtcacatggatgaaaaatcggttggcctAATATCCGCACAAGGAGAGTCTTTATGGAAGGTGTACGTAGATGGGGCTGCAAACCAACGGGGAGTAGGATTAGGATTGGTGTTGATATCCCCTGAAGAGGTCATCATCGAGAAGTCGTTAAGACTAGGGTTCTCGGCGACTAACAATGAATCAGAATACGAAGCTTTGATAATGGGAATGGGTATGGTCCataaaatgggtggaaaggcagTGAAGTTATTCTCAGACTCGAGATTGGTAGTCGGCCAGGTGAAAGGAGAATTGGAGGCCCGAGACCCGAGGATGCAAGGGTATCTGGACCGGGTTAGGCGTCTACAAACGAAGTTCGAGTCTTTTGACTTGTTGCATATTCCTCGAGGCGAAAATACCCACGCTAATTCCTTGGCGACCCTTGCCACCTCCTCAGTATGAAATTTTCCTCGGATGATTATCGTCGAAGACCTGTGTACCCCTACCTCACCAGAAAAGGAGGTTTGCCAAATCAGACAAACTAATCCGTCGTCAAGCTAGATAGATCCCATATTAAAATTCCTTGAAAATGACGTATTGCCCGACGATAAGGTGGAGGCTGAGAAAATACGAAGGAAGGCTCCTCGGTACTGGTTATCCGAggataaaaagttatacaaacggTCTTTCTCTGGGCTGTACCTGCTCTGTGTGCCTCCTGAGACAGCAGAGTTGATACTGGAGGAGTTGCATGAGGGCATCTGTGGGAGCCATACAGGGGGAAGGTCCCTATCATGTTGAGACCTCACACAAGGTTATTGGTGGCCCAGTATGCGGAGGGAAGCTCAGGAGTACGTTAAGAAATGCGATCAGTGTCAAAGATATGctccgaatatccaccaaccgggaggagttcttaaccctctctctagcccttggccttttgcgcAGTGGGGGCTGGACATTGTCGGCCCTTTTCCTAAAGCCATAGGAAACAAGAAGTATCTGCTAGTTGGCacagactacttcactaaatgggttgaagctgagCCCTTGGCGAACATCAAGGACGTAGATGTGAAGAAGTTTGTTTGGAGGAACATTGTTACACAATTTGGAGTTCCCCGAACTCTTGTCTCAGATAATGGACTTCAATTCGATAGCAAtgcctttagggaatattgTTCAGAATTGGgaataagaaatagatattccactccggctTATTCACAAGGCAATGGGCAGGCTAAAGCAGTTAACAAAGTAATAGTCAATGGGcttaagaagagactggatgacGCGAAAGGAAAATAGGTGGAAGAATTGCCACATATGCTTTGGACGTATCGGACAACACCCCGACGTTCGACGAGGGAAACTCCcttttccatgacctatgggACCGAGGCCGTCATTCCCCTggaaactggattcccaacgTTAAGGACCAGTACATACTCTTCGGGTAGCAACGATGCGATGTTGGAGAAAGGTTTGGACCTGATTGAAGAACGAAAGGAGAGCGCGATGGTTCGACTAGCTTACTACCAACATAAACTCAAGCAGGGCTATGATAGTAATGTGAGGATGAGACCGTTAGCCATAGGAGAtctggtgctgaggaaagtcctgggGGCCACTAAGaatccaaattggggaaaacTGGGACCTAATTGGGAGGGGCCATATCGGATCACTTCTGTAGCAGGAATAGGAGCCTACTATCTAGAGGACCTAGATGAAAAACCTGTactccatccttggaatgtaaataatctcaagaggtattattattaataaaagtatttcaattcaaatattttcttttaacttgCGTCAATCATACATCCTGTACTCCTGCATCTTACGATTTGtattgaattgttaaacagaaactaagttatgcccggtcctcggatcgcaaacttagtggaaattaacatcctatattgtatattgaaatgttaaacagaaactaagctatgccaggtcctcggatcgcaaacttagtggaaattaacatcctatattgtatattgaaatgttaaacagaaactaagttatgcccGGTCCTcagatcgcaaacttagtggaaattaacatcctatattgtatattgaaatgttaaacagaaactaagctatgccaggtcctcggatcgcaaacttagtggaaattaacatcctatattgtgtattgaattgttaaacaaaaactaagttatgcccggtcctcggatcgcaaacttagtggaaattaacatcctatattgtatattgaaatgttaaacagaaactaagctatgccaggtcctcggatcgcaaacttagtggaaattaacatcctatgatttgtattgaattgttaaacagaaactaagttatgcccGGTCCCCGGATCGCAAACTTAATGAAAATTAACATCCTATATTGTATATtaaa
This genomic stretch from Quercus robur chromosome 4, dhQueRobu3.1, whole genome shotgun sequence harbors:
- the LOC126722828 gene encoding uncharacterized protein LOC126722828, yielding MAIHSRDDALMCKIFPLSLGPTAMRWFNGLRANSVGSFKTLTRAFGARFITCSRTPRPLESLLTLSMREGETLKSYSDRYWEMFNEIEGKNDPVAITTFKAGLPTDHYLRKSLTGKPVTSVRQLMDRIDKYRRVEEDQLQGKGKAKVIP
- the LOC126722829 gene encoding uncharacterized protein LOC126722829 gives rise to the protein MAGEPRKRNLSLYYHYHQDHGHTTDNCKNLWDHLEQLVREGKLKQLLHHSSGRASQAGSEVRGDASSRLPLGTINVIFTAPGRTGSCPSRVLSVSRSPAEDHSQALKRAKRRVPLILGFSDEDMVGTIQPHKDALVVTLRISGYDVRRVMVDQGSAVDVMYPDLYKGLGLKPEDLTAYNSPLVSFEGKLVTPMGLIRLPVQSGTDVVEVDFIVVDVFSPYTAIVGRPWLHTLKAVSSTLHQKVKYPSGDQVLEIVGSQAAARQCLVAAIQHQPEAETSATADNEL